Below is a genomic region from Desulfobacterales bacterium.
GCCCTGGCAAAGAGGTGTATAAAGATGCCGCCACAGCGGTCATCATCAAGGCCCTGTGGCAAAAACTGCGGGAAACCCACTCGTTACGGATCGTCTGAGACCGCCGCAAAGGAGCAAGGGCGACCTTGCGGGCCGCGGGCCTAGCCGCACTCGCAGCCGGGCCCGCAGGCAGGAGCGCCCCCGGCATCGGTATCGCACTCGCAGCCGGCGCCGCAGCCGGCGGCCATGGCCGTCATTGCGGCCCGCTCGGCAGCGCTGGTCTCCCTGACCTCCATCACCTCGACATCAAAATTAAGCCGCTGGCCGGCCATGGGATGGTTGAGGTCAACAACCACGGTCTCTTCGTCCTTGAACGATTTCACCACGAGCATGATCGGTCCCTGCGGCCCCTGGGCCTCAAAGGCCATCCCTTCCTCTATTTCCATATCAGCGGGGAACTGGCTCCGGGGGATCTCCTTGAACAGATCCTCCTGGGCCGGGCCATAGGCATCTTCGGCCTCAATGGTGATCTTGGCGCGGTCACCGGCCCGCATCCCCATCAGTTCTTTTTCCAGGCCCGGGATGACCTGGCCGGAGCCGGTAATAAAGGCCAGGGGTTTTCCCTCCTGGGAGCGATCCACTTCCTCGCCCGAATCCAGGGTCAGGACATAGGAAAGGGCCACGAACACGTTGTCTGCGATCTTCATAATGTTTTTCTCCTTTGATGCAAAAAAAAAATCCGGGTCAAGCTCCGTTCCGTGAACTTGACCCGGGGCGACTTT
It encodes:
- a CDS encoding peptidylprolyl isomerase, producing the protein MKIADNVFVALSYVLTLDSGEEVDRSQEGKPLAFITGSGQVIPGLEKELMGMRAGDRAKITIEAEDAYGPAQEDLFKEIPRSQFPADMEIEEGMAFEAQGPQGPIMLVVKSFKDEETVVVDLNHPMAGQRLNFDVEVMEVRETSAAERAAMTAMAAGCGAGCECDTDAGGAPACGPGCECG